The genomic interval tatatacctgtgaTATTGTAAGGAAGGATTTGATATGAGCAAACCttctattctatttttgaAACAGCTATCCCATAAAGTGAGTTTGGCAAGATATACATTCCTCACAAATTCTTCCACCAAGGACATCCTTGCCAACGAATAATCCATTGCTTTGGTTGCAAAGATAGATGTCAAATACGCTGTGAGAATCTGCCAAAGTAATAAATCATCATAAGAGATTTATTACAATGTGAGTGATTTGATTTAACAGGAATATAAGCGTAGTGAGTAATTGGAAATAAGTAccaaacataaataaaataggagCAATACAACGACACCAATGAGGGCCCAATGACCCATGAAATGCCACACCATAAGTGAACTCAATATCAATATAACCGGTCCGGTGAAAATTAATGGACCATTTGTGATCAGGTCATACAAAGTATCACTGTCTGGCACAAAGTACGTTATCGTCTGaaaccgaataaaaatatacatacctttAATGTATTATTGGCAAATAATGGAAAGTTCAAAGGGTATTGCATAAAGTATATTCAATACATTTACCTGATAGGCAGATGCACGGTATCTCACGGAAGAGTGGATGAGCTTTTTATACACCAGAGCTAAACAAGCGGATCTTAGACGACTTGCTGTTCTACAAAAACATAAAGATGTCATAAGTCGCACTCTCCAGGGTAACAGACTCTGTGTTCTCGGGGTACATCGTTATTGTAAGATGTACCATAAGTACAATATCCAGCGgaatagaaaatatgaaattctgTTAAGAGGTTTGGCAAAATTATTCGTTGTATACATCATTTATTGCCCATAAAAAACCCACCTGAGATTCATGGTAGCACTCCATGCAATTAGGAAGTATGATATGATTTCAGCGATAATAAGTATAACAGTGTTGCTGAAGATGATAGCTTCGTCTATCATTACCAGGTGTTTAATCGCATTGGGCAAATTATGAACAAGCTTTCCACCAACTGAGACTCTCAATGTTTTACTTAGCGTCTTGTTTACAAAATTATCAGCTAATGAAGACTGATTTCCAGTAGGTGGAAAAGTAACATTGGGAAGACTAGTCGTACCATTGAATGTACTGTTGTAAACTTCATTTCTATCTTCTGTTGCAGATATTATTCCTTGCAGAaggaaaatctgaaatacatttctcaaaatatatcaaatggcacttttcccccagtaaatgaatgaaaaaaaaaacggaatactCACTGGACTCAACAGAGCAATCAATGTACCCATCATGTAGATAACAGATGCCATATAAACTCTTGTTCGCACAAACTTCCAAGCTATGTGTGGTACCGATGCACCAGCTTGACCGCGTTCCACTACATGAGCATGCCACAACCCATCTaatctataaaaaaataatgaaagaaatttttgttatgcaaatttctttcaactctTCATGATATCTAGTCTAGTCACTAGTTTCAGATACCTGTTTATGTAACTCACCTGGGACCATTTACTTGACACGCATCTTGTCCAGCAGCTGTAGGTAGCACCTTATGTCTCATCTCATTCTTCCACCCAGCGTATAAATATTCGTTTAGCCAACTTAATGAGACACTTGAGAATAATCCAATCTTGTCTAGGGGTAATTCTGTACCTGGAGTTCTACGCAAAAAGTTACATGTAGTGTCAGAAGTTCtaaaacaaattataaaatatgatCTATCATAGATGTACCTTCTAAATCTAATAGGTACCAGATTTGTGAGTGCAGTGGCATATCGAGATAGTCGATTATGAGGTACATATGTGGAGCTGAACTTGGAGCCAGGATCACTTCTTGGAAGAGGTCTAGAAAGGCTGACAGTGTCCAAACTGTAAATTTCAGGTCTTCAAATTAcagtgataatattttttaaagatTCCACAGAATTGTTTCAAAATAGATTGATATATCTACAGGTAAAATAATCACGAGGAAGCTTTCCAGGCTATTTTACTTTGATTTAAATAACTAGTTACTAATCGAAACAGAGGCACTCATATACTTGCTGCCTTGACTGCTGTAGttacgaataaaaatgtaggtgtaattaatttcattagtAGTATTAATAGAGAGATTACCTGGTTGTAATACTTTCTGCCCCATCGAGACGATTATAACTGTGGTCTGGAGAAGAAGACATTGTTGAAAAGACACTCAGTTCATTAAAGCGATAGTTCTTTGTCTACAATAAtgcatttttcgaatcatctcTCTGTTGTTGGGCAGAAGTGTATTCATGCAGCGCCTTATGCTTttagagtttgaaattttggtGTGAGCCCATCTAAATTcatgaaattaataattgtacgTTTTATTGCAAAGATCTTGAAAATGATACAATATTAAATTGATGTAAAGGCAATAAAATGCCAGCACAACATTATTCAGATACTCGAGTCGCATGATACAATCCCTCCAGATGTATATAGAGTTACAGAGAGGTATTGATAAGCCAATGGGTCCAGATATTCCTACAAACGAGTGTTGATATTCATCGATAGTAGGAATATATGACTTCAATGTATGAGACACGTTGCGTAAGGAATTTTAGTTCAGCCTAACGACTGAAGTGCATCCCTGCTGATAACGCATAAACAGTTGTCTTATATTTGATACTTATGATTCACTGTGGAACAGCCGACTCTTTTGCTGCTGTACAACTATTTGAAGTCTAATATATCACCAGTAACTACAGATGGAATGACCGGTCAAGTTCCTGCATTGTATTTAGTTTTAAATGAAGCCAGCTTAGCTGAACTGTTATATTATTCTGGCATTATGCAGGAGGAATGTAATATTGATATTTTGTAGATTGAGAAACGggcattattttttactcaatgaaaattatcgcggCAAAGcaagaatatatatttttgtgcaAGGTTTTAATTCGACAATCGTCCTAGATAGATAATATAAGAAAAACACTTTAGTGTACGATTATTGGTCATCGAATAAGTCGTTGAATGATACAATATCAAAGTGCGTGGTAGGCAGTTTTAAACAAATATAAATACTTGAATGAAAACAAATCGTTACAACTTAGTTGAACcctatattttaattaaataaaaaattttatcaccgaTGTCACATTTGTTGTTATATCAGACAGGAGTTGATTGGATGAAGTGAATCATTCAAATTCGAATCCTACAAGTACAAATGAATCGAAATGTAACTTGCCTTGATAAATCTAAATATAAAAACTGACGTCTTTGGTCCGGGTGATTAATCCATTTGTTTTAATCACTGCAATGAACGTTACTTGCATATAAACGTTGTACCCGATTATTCCACTTTTATATAGTTTTGCACTGAACGCTGTATAAGTCTGGAGACAGTTCGGATTCTTTACTGTGGTGCAGAACGGTAATCCAACTCAAATTGGTTTTCAGTCTCTCCAAGTGGTATCTTATCAGCCGCTCCTGACAGATACCGTTTGGATATTGCTCTCCTATCAGATAAAAGATACTAGCTGTACTTATCAGAAATTTTGTGACATCGATTTCACCCGAAAAACTTCAAGTGAATCAGCTTGCCCAGGTATACACGTTATATCACAACAACACACCCCTAATCCCCCGTAAAATTTTGTACCCGCAAAAGAAAACTGTTATTGGGATGCTTCTTAGAATACATTACAGAATATTTTTGCTCGTCTACTCATCTAGCGCTTGGTTAggcaaaatgaataattagaaCGAAACATCGTTTTTGAGataatatgtatttatttttaagcTCTTCGTGAATACAATTACAAATAGTTACATTTACCCAAACGGCAATTTCTCGACAAAAATCAGCTCAgaaaattacttttctttAGAAATATCGAAAGGCACCAGCAAGAAATCACTATGATTGTATGTTAGAATTTAATTCACTAAGAGTGAATCCTGTAAATAATTATGTTATTGGAGGCCAAAATTTTATAAGTAATAATGGCGCTCATGTAGGTATGTTATGATTGTTGTATAagagtataaaatattttcactttaTATTATGGGTACGTGCAAAGGCACCAAGATCtaataatatttgataatGGAAGCAGTGTGACTAAGGCAAGAAATGTCTTATTGCCAATTATTTGTTAGCCCAATATATCAAAAACTTTCAACtttaaatgaataaagattAATTCAATAGTATATGCGATAAACATCGTTCATATTATAATCATATACCGATaaggaatataaaattttactttgGTTATTTCATAAAACTGTACCGACGCTAAGTTTATCAACATCCAATTTTTCAGGCGTGgcataatgatgataaaattattaataaatattttaaacttACTTCATTAAAGACATAGAAGCGGGATAAGCGCTTTGACTCTGATTTAGGCAGGAATCTTTTTTGGATTGAGATCGTGCATACGACGCATGCGCCTTCTCAATTCTTGAGGAAATTTCTCATAACATTTCTTGCAAGCTGGTTTGAGATCAAATTCAAAGAATTTGGTCTTCTGGTTCATCTTCTGATCACAAAATGCGCAAGCAAAGTGATGGACACACCACGCCTTGTTTAGCGCTGTGAATACTGCGAGAACAAATTCATGGGGGTTACCATCAAACGCTGAGTATGAGAACTTGAGGATTGGTTTGTGGGAATTATTTGATTATCAAACTTGAAAGATAGGTACTACATATGAGAAAGAGCTTACCATCTCCTGCGATAACTTGATTGCACACAAAACATAGATTTCCGAAGAGTTGATGGTAGTGAGTCTCGCAATAAGCCAAGCCCTTCTTCTCATAATGACGATGACCCAAAAATGGCTTTTCACATTTGGCACAAACAAAGTGCTCCACATGCCAATGTTTGCCTAGAGCAGTTACAACGCGCTCCTCTATCGGCCGACGGCAAGCTCCGCAAATCGGGATTCCCATCTTGTCATGGCACCTCAGACAGTACAGTTCGTtctaaataacaaaaaattaatggctATAATTTATCAATGAATATCACATCAAACCTGCATCAATCAAAGTGCCCTCATCCATACCATGTCATTAGCTGCAAATCCAGGCCTTGAACGCACTTCTCGGGCATCAGCATTTAATTCAACTCCACAAGCTGTACAGTTAAAATGATATGGGTGGTATACCTCGCCACGAAAACGGAGAGGTTTGTCGTCAATAACTCCgctggaaaaatatttgtgaCCAAGATTAGTATTATGTAGTAGCAGTGCCATGATACTTTGAATGATAATGTTggtcccaaaaaaaaaaaatttcatactgGCATTGATGACAAATATGCTTTCCAAGAGCACCGGCCTTGATTCGAGCATTACAAGTGTGGCATAAAGCTCTTCCTTGGCACTTCATGAAACCAGACTCCGCTAGCTCGCCACTACACTCCTCACAACGGAAGCAACCTGGATGCCAATTAGCGTTCATGGCTTTGATTACTCGGCCAATAACAAATTCACCTAGaatagatttatttattaatgaaTAACTGCACGGCATATGTTGCAgtgagtgtaaaaaaaattacttgccACACTTTCCACAACAGGGAGCAAACAAAACGTGAAAATCATGCTCGCAGTATTTGCGACCTTCAAACTCGTAGAAAATTCCTTCGGGAAAAGGACGAAAGCACTGTGCACACCTATGAAACAATAAGTGAGTTTGATATATGTCATATGATCATATTCTagcaagaaaaattattcatctttAAAAATTGTC from Athalia rosae chromosome 1, iyAthRosa1.1, whole genome shotgun sequence carries:
- the LOC105693434 gene encoding LIM and senescent cell antigen-like-containing domain protein 1 isoform X2, with translation MSLDHMFCSRCREGFEPHEKIVNSRGELWHPQCFVCAQCFRPFPEGIFYEFEGRKYCEHDFHVLFAPCCGKCGEFVIGRVIKAMNANWHPGCFRCEECSGELAESGFMKCQGRALCHTCNARIKAGALGKHICHQCHGVIDDKPLRFRGEVYHPYHFNCTACGVELNADAREVRSRPGFAANDMNELYCLRCHDKMGIPICGACRRPIEERVVTALGKHWHVEHFVCAKCEKPFLGHRHYEKKGLAYCETHYHQLFGNLCFVCNQVIAGDVFTALNKAWCVHHFACAFCDQKMNQKTKFFEFDLKPACKKCYEKFPQELRRRMRRMHDLNPKKIPA
- the LOC105693434 gene encoding LIM and senescent cell antigen-like-containing domain protein 1 isoform X1; this translates as MPGVTGMSLDHMFCSRCREGFEPHEKIVNSRGELWHPQCFVCAQCFRPFPEGIFYEFEGRKYCEHDFHVLFAPCCGKCGEFVIGRVIKAMNANWHPGCFRCEECSGELAESGFMKCQGRALCHTCNARIKAGALGKHICHQCHGVIDDKPLRFRGEVYHPYHFNCTACGVELNADAREVRSRPGFAANDMNELYCLRCHDKMGIPICGACRRPIEERVVTALGKHWHVEHFVCAKCEKPFLGHRHYEKKGLAYCETHYHQLFGNLCFVCNQVIAGDVFTALNKAWCVHHFACAFCDQKMNQKTKFFEFDLKPACKKCYEKFPQELRRRMRRMHDLNPKKIPA